The stretch of DNA GCTTCCACTGCTGCCTTTACAGAACCTCCCCAGACCCTGCGCAGCTGGGCGCCGCCTACAGCGTGGGGCTGGTGGTGGCTTGCTACCTGCTGCCCTTCCTGCTGATGTGTTTCTGCCGCTACCACATCTGCAAGACAGTGCGCCTGTCGGACGTGCGCGTGCGGCCGATGACCACCTACGCGCGCGTGCTGCGCTTCTTCAGCGAGGTGCGCACGGCCACCACCGTGCTCATCATGATTATCTTCGTCATCTGCTGCTGGGGCCCCTActgcttcctggtgctgctggCTGCGACCCGGCAGGGTCAGGCCACGCAGGCTCCCTCGCTGCTCAATGTGGCGGCTGTTTGGCTGACTTGGGCCAATGGGGCTATCAACCCGGTCATATATGCCATCCGTAACCCCAACATTTCCATGCTTCTAGGACGCAACCGCGAAGAGGGGTACAGGACTAGAAACATGGATGCTTTTTTGCCTAGCCAAGGCCTCGGTTTTCAGGCCAGAAGTCGCAATCGCCTTCGAAATGGCTGTGCCAACAGGCTTGGGGCTTGCAGTAGGATGCCTTCTTCCAACCCTGCTAGTGGGTCAGGAGGAGAAGTGGTCATGTGGGCTCGAAAAAACCCAGTTGTGCTCTTCTTCCGAGAGGGTCCACCAGACTCAGTTATGGCAGTCGGCAAACATCACAAATCTGAAACCGGGGACAGTAGCAATTAAgaagggtggggggtgggcagcTTGTAATAGCAAATTTCCACCCCTCACATTGACTGATGTGGGAATCCGGGGAGAATCGTCTATTTTATAAAGccaaacatttaaaagtaaaaagacagAAGTGGGTGAGTTACCACTTCATTCTCAAACATGAAAGATGTAAAAGAACATTCCCTTTCTTCAAAAGTAGTCAAGggaatgtgaaatgcaaaaaaatttttaaaaaaatcttgaacCGCACAACGAAGCATTGTAAGGCGTAAGTgctaaaaagcaacaaaaatgaaattcacGGTTACTGGAGAGCTCATGTTACAGGAATCACACTGTGAGACAAAAATCATTGAACTGAACTTAACAATTGTATTCAAAtactgtttcttctttgtttgtttgtttgtttttaatgacctAAGGCCCCTCGGATCTGTTTGAAGGCCCCTGTACTTTCACCAGCATTCAGCAAAATTTCAGATTCTAAAGGCTGCACGACTGACCTGTTTTGGGGGCTTAGAGCAGAAACGTCATTACCCAGATTGATGCGCTCTCCCTCCCAGAAGTTTTGTGcaagtttttaaatttagagtTTATTTTAAACCACTTTTGGTTTTGTAAAGGTTGTTTATTACTAGATATAATCCAGGGGTCCGAAGGACAAAGACAACATATGTGGTTGTTTAAACAGAAATCTAACATTATACATAAAAACCAGTGTTTCTTCTAAGCCCATTTTAGTCCCCAAATTATCTGTCTTGGAAAACCCCGGCTGTGTCCTTCCTCTAAACTGTTCCTGTTGGATAGCTTGCATTTTTGCCACtccaaatattttcattaaaataaaaataataatgataataataacttTCATATTAGAACGGTCCTTCTCTATTGGGGTAACTTTTTTTTATAGAGCCTAAACTGTAATTTGAAATCAAATTCTTTGAATATACTGAATGATGCTAAATATGTATGTAggcatatatatcatacatacatgttACACATATAGTACTGGCTTTCCTATTTAGCCTATAACTGCCAAATATGATTCCAAAATGGAATTCTAAAAGTAGTTTGAAAAGTATGACCACATTCTTGGAATAGCCATAGAACAGCCTAAGAGGATCTTCTATTTAGAGGTTTAAGTATTTTTTAAGTAGCAGATTGCTGCTTTACAGGTATGgctatgtataaaatattatagtCGTCATTAGAAAGATTGGTTTGGTGTTAAAAGGTGGGATAAAAGTCCATTAGCACAAGGTTAGAGAGATACCTCAAGCCAActgaaaacattttcagaaacatgcaaaaaatattttataataactcAGAAGCACAATTCAAGGTTTGTAAATGTGAAGTTTCTCACACTGAATGTCACTTTGGACTTTCTTGCCTTTCCTAAGTCTGCTTCTCTTTCATCCAGTATTCCATAGCTTTAGCTGAACAAGCACTTTAAAAAGTATGAAGATGCATCCGTTATGTGAAGATTTCACTGTGAACTAGCCTgaatatgtaaatgtaaaacatttaaaatgttcattcttgtgtctctgtgtgacaGATGAGTGTACAACACCGTTTTGTAATCAAAAATGGAAATATATGATTCCTGTCTTGATGAGtaaagatgttttaatttttcttattccttGGAAGTTTGTAAATTACCTAGGTGTGTTATTGCTACAATCAGTGTAGCACAAAGGTGAcggggaaaaaaatctctgcttTCTAAAGCCTATTGTCATAAGGTTATAGGCTTAATGCAACCAGATCTGGGATTTGAGGATAAACCAGTCTTGCCATTGTGAAACTTATAGCACAGGGACTCTTATTTTGTAGAAAGATTATGCGATTAGAGGAAGAAGGCAGTTGTGTTACAAAGTGGGGATCACCTTCGAAGAACTGAGGGATGGATTCAAAGACTAGGCATGGTGCGGAATAAACCTGAGGGATGTACAGGGGGTGAAGCGCCGGGGTGATGGTTTGAGGGGCTTTGCGGAAGAAGGGCAATTGCCCTCTACGTTGTCGGGGAAAGGAGCTGATCATGACAGAGACCTTTCTAGAAGTCATTCTGGTAGTGGTTCTCAGAATTGTAGCTGGCcataaaagaggaaaaacaaaaagtccCTGATGGTTGATGAAcgatgtatgttcatgtgtgcatgcgtgttgtctgtgtgagcatgcgtgtgagcatgtgagtgtgtgtagtgaTTTTTCATTTTCAGCTGTATGGCTATTAAATGACTGAAGTGGGATCTGCCCTGCAATCTGTTTAGCTTTGAggcccttcccttctctgtgtaATGGCAGGGAACGAGGGTGAGAAGTGTGTGGCACCGATGCTCACCATCTTCATCCTTGTGCATCACTTTGCTTCTACTTTATCTAAGGACAGTTTTCTTGGTGCTGAAGCAGGTGGAAATCACAGAGGCTGCCTGCAGAAGGTGTGATTGAAAGGCCCTCAGTGAGGGCCTTGTGCTTTGTAAGAACCATCCACAGTCAGGACTCCTTAAttggaaaggaggggaggggagggaagggaaggggaggggaggggggaaggggaggggagggaaggggagggaaggggaggagagggaaggggaggggaagggggaggggagggggggaaggagaggggaggggggaaggggaggggaggggaaaggggaaggggaggggaggggaggggagggggggaaggggaggggagggggagggggaggggaggggaaggggagggaaggggaggggaggggagggggggaaggagaggggaggagagggaggggggaaggggaggggagaaggaggggggaggggagggaaggaaagggggagggggaggggaaggggaggggaagagtgaaggggaagggtggaaggaggaggggaagaggggggagaggggaggggagagaggagaaggggaggggggaaaaggggagggtgaggggaggggggaaggagaggggaggggagggggggaaggagaggggaggggatggaTATCCTTTTTCAGAGGAGTGTCAAGGAAACTTAGAAAGCAAAGAAGATATGTGCATAAAGGCTGGTCCCCTGTCTTGCCCCCATAAATACTTAAAGATTGAGATGCACGTGGACTTTCAGTAAAGCTAAAAGTTAGCCGTCCTCATGTTTACCACCAACATGAAATTATACAACCTATCGGATAAGGGGAAAGAAACTGTGCAACACTGGGAAGCATTAAATAGTACCTGTTGTATAAAGTGAGTAATATAATCCATCATACTTTATCTGCTTCTAGTTTATTTCATTAGGGTTGCAGCAGTAACCGTTGTTACTACTCAGTAGTTATGCAAATCGGCCCACTTAGCTCTCATAGTAACCTTGGGAATAGGGTATTGTTGTGGCAAATATTTAACATCAATAAATTGGAGGTTTCTTCCCTACCttagatcattcagttcccagataaaagacacaacaCTCTTATGTTTATAATAAACCTTAAACAGCACTAGAGCTGAGCAGATATCACCCTTCTGTCTGTTTTGTCCGCTTCCCTGTACATAGCCCTGAGACAGGACTTTCTATGTtctgtctgggctgctcttaccCCACCTGGCCAGCCCTCATAGCTAATTCTCATGATCCCTTACTCCATGGCGTCTTCCTCAATTCAATGTCCCTCCTCTTCTCAGACTCTGTCGtgagcacttattcccctagactgccagttggttctgacaggaggtgcccttggggtagacaataaggcaacgagcagccgtcagactggttttctaatgctttaattccacactcggggtcacacacaattgttgtggttgaggaccggacctcctcttccactatcacacacagacaaaagaatgtaactgctgtggctaatattcctaacagaaggatagataacaagacctgaccagcgcgtctcaggctcgggctccaacgtctcgggatcacctctttgcattcagcgaGTCTTGCTCTGATGGCTCgggtcagttctctgggcccactgatgatcagttggtggtctgtatctcgttcattcactcgtcgggctgagtggagtccagaccggagtggagttcacaggcaggtcattttgggccgactttccttctctggtcagggttcttatactctatcctacccttatccatccttaacactttactgcaaacgtcacacttcttaatctatacgcagggctcctctgctggttatctcctccaagccttggctgggctggtcttatcttttatcctggatgtcagctgcttctcctagcctggctgtcagtagccgccttccatgttcactacaGACTCCAAACTAGGGAACCAaaactctgcctacctctcttctgcccagctatagactataggcatttttattcaaccaatagttttaaatgaaGAAGTAAGGTTACATAGCATAACTTGGTGTATGTGAGGGTCTCCTGGTCCCTAGGGGCAACCAGACCAATTAACACTGCAATCCATAGTAAAGACCCAACCTTAACAGAGTACTGTTTTGCTTCACTCTGGATCACAGATGAGAGATCTGAGGTACAGAGGTGTGGTGTGATTTGTCCAAGGTCAGGAAGCCAGCAAGCACCAAATGTAAGattaatatcaaatatattttgccAGAAGGCCTTCTAACCACCATGCTATACCACCTCTCTCATTTGTTGAAAACAGTAGGAGCAAGAAAAGTAGACAGCTATCAAAAGActggaaagaaaatattctaaatttaaaagagaGGCTATGTTTAATGTGGAGAACAGTTATGTAAGATAtgtgttctgttgttgttttattttttaatgtatgaagCCATTCCAAGCAGTTCTTTTTCTGAAACAATCTTAATCCTTGGGCTAATGGCTCCAGTCAATCTTATTCTTCATTCCTGCTCCAGAGCAGGGTTTAAGCCATCTAGAATTCCCTTGAATAAGAATGCCCGATGCACCTAGACTCTGTAACCCTTCCTGGGACCTTCTACCTGGCCTAGGTTATGAACATTTTCCCTTGTCAACTCACCTTTCTGCCTGCATCTGTGAGCTTCCACT from Arvicanthis niloticus isolate mArvNil1 chromosome 23, mArvNil1.pat.X, whole genome shotgun sequence encodes:
- the Gpr135 gene encoding LOW QUALITY PROTEIN: G-protein coupled receptor 135 (The sequence of the model RefSeq protein was modified relative to this genomic sequence to represent the inferred CDS: inserted 1 base in 1 codon; deleted 1 base in 1 codon), yielding MSREAACAGPHGGAGAATGAARRRVQPCQVARNPGGAASTATAAALSFSSVATVTLGNQSDAGXVGGGGVSGPAPLLWHGAAVAAQALVLLLIFLLSSLGNCAVMGVIVKHRQLRTVTNAFILSLSLSDLLTALLCLPAAFLDLFAPPGDSGPWRSFCAASRFFSSCFGIVSTFSVALISLDRYCAIVRPPRDKLGRRRALQLLAGAWLAALGFSLPWELLRAPREPPAPQSFHCCLYRTSPDPAQLGAAYSVGLVVACYLLPFLLMCFCRYHICKTVRLSDVRVRPMTTYARVLRFFSEVRTATTVLIMIIFVICCWGPYCFLVLLAATRQGQATQAPSLLNVAAVWLTWANGAINPVIYAIRNPNISMLLGRNREEGYRTRNMDAFLPSQGLGFQARSRNRLRNGCANRLGACSRMPSSNPASGSGGEVVMWARKNPVVLFFREGPPDSVMAVGKHHKSETGDSSN